A stretch of the Neisseria sp. DTU_2020_1000833_1_SI_GRL_NUU_006 genome encodes the following:
- the trmB gene encoding tRNA (guanosine(46)-N7)-methyltransferase TrmB, protein MNEITPDSTVPEAHKRSIRSFVLRQGHMTAAQQRAIDTMWPQFGIDYQDSVLDLNQRFGSDRPKVLEIGFGMGVATVEIAKRLPDTDFLAIDVHGPGVGNILKLIEEEHIGNIRVMRHDAVEVVENMLSDDVLDGIHIFFPDPWHKKRHNKRRLVQTPFVQKLLPKLKVGGYIHLATDWEEYAQQMLEVLSGFDNLQNTAADYAPTPDYRPETKFEARGKRLGHGVWDLVFKRIK, encoded by the coding sequence ATGAACGAAATAACTCCGGATTCCACCGTTCCTGAAGCGCACAAACGCTCCATCCGCAGCTTTGTGTTGCGTCAAGGGCATATGACTGCGGCGCAGCAGCGTGCTATTGATACGATGTGGCCGCAGTTCGGCATCGATTACCAAGATTCCGTGTTGGACTTGAATCAGCGTTTCGGCAGCGACCGTCCCAAGGTGTTGGAAATCGGTTTCGGCATGGGTGTGGCGACTGTTGAAATCGCCAAGCGCCTACCTGATACCGACTTTTTGGCGATTGATGTACACGGTCCCGGCGTCGGCAACATTTTGAAATTGATTGAAGAAGAACACATCGGCAATATCCGCGTGATGCGGCACGATGCGGTCGAAGTGGTCGAAAATATGCTTTCAGACGACGTGCTCGACGGCATCCACATTTTCTTTCCCGACCCCTGGCACAAAAAACGCCATAACAAACGCCGCTTGGTGCAAACGCCGTTTGTTCAGAAATTGCTGCCCAAGCTGAAAGTCGGCGGCTATATCCATCTGGCGACCGACTGGGAAGAGTACGCGCAGCAGATGCTGGAAGTGTTGAGCGGTTTTGACAATTTGCAAAATACCGCCGCCGATTACGCGCCTACGCCCGACTACCGTCCCGAAACGAAATTTGAAGCCCGCGGCAAACGCTTGGGGCACGGCGTTTGGGATTTGGTTTTCAAACGCATCAAATAA
- the lpdA gene encoding dihydrolipoyl dehydrogenase, whose product MSLVELKVPDIGGHENVDIIAVEVNVGDTIAVDDTLITLETDKATMDVPAEVAGVVKEVKVKVGDKISEGGLIVVVEAEGAAAAPKAEAPAAAPAQEAPKAAAPAPQAAQFGGSADAEYDVVVLGGGPGGYSAAFAAADEGLKVAIVERYKTLGGVCLNVGCIPSKALLHNAAVIDEVRHLAANGIKYPEPELDIDMLRGYKDGVVSRLTTGLAGMAKGRKVDVIQGDGQFLDPHHLEVSLTTGDVYEQATPTGEKKIVAFKNCIIAAGSRVTKLPFIPEDPRIIDSSGALALKEVPAKLLIIGGGIIGLEMGTVYSTLGSRLDVVEMMDGLMQGADRDLVKVWQKQNEYRFDNIMINTKTVAVEPKEDGVYVTFEGANAPKEPQRYDAVLVAAGRAPNGKLISAEKAGVAVTDRGFIEVDKQMRTNVPHIYAIGDIVGQPMLAHKAVHEGHVAAENCAGHKAYFDARVIPGVAYTAPEVAWVGETELSAKASGRKITKANFPWAASGRAIANGCDNGFTKLIFDAETGRIIGGGIVGPNGGDMIGEICLAIEMGCDAEDIGKTIHPHPTLGESIGMAAEVALGTCTDLPAQKKK is encoded by the coding sequence ATGAGCTTAGTTGAATTGAAAGTGCCCGACATTGGCGGACACGAAAATGTAGATATTATCGCGGTTGAAGTGAACGTAGGCGACACTATCGCCGTTGATGATACCCTGATTACCTTGGAAACCGACAAAGCGACGATGGACGTGCCTGCCGAAGTTGCGGGCGTGGTCAAAGAAGTCAAAGTCAAAGTCGGCGACAAAATCTCTGAAGGCGGCTTGATTGTAGTTGTTGAAGCCGAAGGCGCGGCTGCCGCTCCTAAAGCCGAAGCACCTGCTGCCGCCCCTGCGCAAGAAGCCCCTAAAGCTGCCGCTCCTGCACCGCAAGCGGCGCAATTCGGTGGTTCTGCCGATGCAGAGTACGACGTGGTCGTATTGGGTGGTGGCCCTGGCGGTTACTCCGCTGCATTTGCCGCTGCTGACGAAGGCTTGAAAGTTGCTATCGTCGAGCGTTATAAAACTTTGGGCGGCGTTTGCTTGAACGTCGGCTGTATCCCTTCCAAAGCCTTGTTGCACAACGCTGCCGTTATCGACGAAGTGCGCCACTTGGCTGCCAACGGCATCAAATACCCCGAGCCTGAACTCGACATCGACATGCTGCGCGGCTACAAAGACGGCGTGGTTTCCCGCCTGACTACCGGTTTGGCAGGTATGGCTAAAGGCCGCAAAGTGGACGTTATCCAAGGCGACGGTCAATTTTTGGATCCGCATCACTTGGAAGTGTCGCTGACAACCGGCGACGTATACGAGCAGGCTACGCCTACCGGCGAGAAAAAAATCGTTGCGTTCAAAAACTGTATCATTGCAGCGGGCAGCCGTGTAACCAAGCTGCCGTTTATTCCTGAAGATCCGCGCATCATCGATTCCAGCGGCGCTTTGGCTCTGAAAGAAGTACCGGCCAAATTGCTGATTATCGGCGGCGGTATTATCGGTCTCGAAATGGGTACGGTTTACAGCACGCTGGGTTCACGCCTTGACGTTGTTGAGATGATGGACGGTCTGATGCAAGGTGCCGACCGCGATTTGGTGAAAGTATGGCAAAAACAAAACGAATACCGTTTTGACAACATCATGATCAACACCAAAACCGTCGCAGTCGAGCCGAAAGAAGACGGCGTTTACGTTACCTTCGAAGGTGCGAACGCGCCGAAAGAGCCGCAACGCTACGATGCCGTATTGGTTGCCGCCGGCCGTGCGCCTAACGGCAAACTCATCAGCGCCGAAAAAGCAGGCGTTGCCGTAACCGACCGCGGCTTCATCGAAGTCGACAAACAAATGCGTACCAATGTGCCGCACATCTACGCCATCGGCGACATCGTCGGTCAGCCTATGCTGGCGCACAAAGCCGTTCATGAAGGCCACGTTGCCGCTGAAAATTGTGCCGGACACAAAGCCTACTTCGATGCACGCGTGATTCCGGGCGTGGCTTACACCGCTCCCGAAGTGGCATGGGTTGGCGAAACCGAATTGTCTGCCAAAGCATCCGGCCGTAAAATTACCAAAGCCAACTTCCCGTGGGCTGCTTCCGGTCGCGCGATTGCCAACGGTTGCGATAACGGCTTCACCAAGCTGATTTTTGATGCCGAAACCGGCCGTATCATCGGCGGCGGTATCGTCGGTCCGAACGGCGGCGATATGATTGGCGAAATCTGCTTGGCCATCGAAATGGGCTGCGACGCTGAAGACATCGGCAAAACCATCCACCCGCACCCGACCTTGGGCGAATCCATCGGTATGGCTGCCGAAGTGGCGCTGGGTACTTGTACCGACCTGCCGGCTCAAAAGAAAAAATAA
- the aceF gene encoding dihydrolipoyllysine-residue acetyltransferase, whose product MSIVEIKVPDIGGHENVDIIAVEVKAGDTIAVDDTLITLETDKATMDVPADAAGVVKEVKVKVGDKISEGGVILTVETGTAAAEAAPAPAAEAQPAPVAAPAAVPAGGATVQVAVPDIGGHTDVDVIAVEVKVGDTVAEDDTLITLETDKATMDVPCTAAGVVKAVFLKVGDKVSEGTAIIEVETAGSAAAPAPAPAQAAAPAAVPAPTAAPAAAPAPVAAPAPAAAKIDEAAFAKAHAGPSARKLARELGVDLGQVKGTGLKGRIMGDDIKAFVKSVMQGGAAKPAAAGTSLGGGLDLLPWPKVDFSKFGNVEVKELSRIKKISGQNLSRNWVVIPHVTVHEEADMTELEEFRKQLNKEWEREGVKLSPLAFIIKASVSALKAFPEFNASLDGDNLVLKNYFNIGFAADTPNGLVVPVIKDVDQKGLKEISQELTELSKKAREGKLKPQEMQGACFTISSLGGIGGTGFTPIVNAPEVAILGVCKSQIKPVWNGKEFAPRLMCPLSLSFDHRVIDGAAGMRFTVFLANLLKDFRRITL is encoded by the coding sequence ATGAGTATCGTAGAAATCAAAGTACCCGATATCGGAGGTCATGAAAACGTCGATATCATCGCCGTAGAAGTCAAAGCGGGAGACACTATCGCCGTTGACGACACCCTGATTACACTGGAAACCGACAAAGCCACTATGGACGTACCTGCCGATGCAGCAGGCGTTGTGAAAGAAGTAAAAGTCAAAGTCGGTGACAAAATCTCCGAAGGCGGCGTGATTCTGACCGTTGAAACCGGTACTGCCGCTGCTGAAGCTGCTCCGGCTCCTGCCGCTGAAGCACAACCTGCGCCTGTCGCTGCGCCCGCTGCCGTTCCCGCAGGCGGCGCAACCGTTCAAGTAGCCGTTCCCGACATTGGCGGTCATACTGATGTAGATGTAATCGCCGTTGAAGTCAAAGTGGGCGACACCGTTGCCGAAGACGACACGCTGATTACTTTGGAAACCGACAAAGCGACTATGGACGTACCTTGTACTGCCGCCGGTGTCGTTAAAGCCGTATTCCTGAAAGTCGGCGACAAAGTATCCGAAGGTACTGCCATTATCGAAGTGGAAACCGCCGGTTCTGCCGCCGCTCCCGCTCCCGCGCCTGCTCAAGCCGCAGCACCGGCAGCTGTACCTGCTCCGACTGCCGCGCCTGCCGCCGCCCCGGCTCCTGTTGCCGCTCCTGCACCTGCCGCAGCCAAAATCGACGAAGCTGCTTTCGCCAAAGCACACGCCGGTCCTTCAGCACGCAAACTGGCGCGTGAATTGGGCGTAGATTTGGGTCAAGTCAAAGGTACCGGCTTGAAAGGCCGTATCATGGGCGACGACATTAAAGCCTTTGTGAAATCTGTGATGCAAGGCGGTGCGGCGAAACCTGCTGCTGCCGGCACATCTTTGGGCGGCGGTCTGGACTTGCTGCCGTGGCCTAAAGTGGACTTCTCCAAATTCGGCAATGTCGAAGTTAAAGAGTTGTCCCGCATTAAGAAAATTTCTGGTCAAAACCTGTCCCGCAACTGGGTAGTCATTCCGCACGTTACCGTTCACGAAGAAGCGGACATGACCGAATTGGAAGAATTCCGCAAACAGCTGAACAAAGAATGGGAACGTGAAGGCGTGAAACTGTCTCCGTTGGCGTTCATCATCAAAGCCTCCGTTTCCGCGCTGAAAGCCTTCCCAGAATTCAACGCTTCTTTGGACGGCGACAATCTGGTTCTGAAAAACTACTTCAACATCGGTTTCGCAGCTGATACGCCGAACGGCTTGGTTGTTCCCGTAATCAAAGACGTGGATCAAAAAGGTCTGAAAGAAATCAGCCAAGAGCTGACCGAATTGTCTAAGAAAGCCCGCGAAGGCAAGCTCAAACCGCAAGAAATGCAAGGCGCCTGCTTTACCATTTCCAGCTTGGGCGGCATCGGCGGTACAGGCTTCACTCCGATTGTGAACGCACCTGAAGTTGCTATTTTGGGCGTGTGCAAATCCCAAATCAAACCGGTTTGGAACGGCAAAGAGTTCGCTCCACGCCTGATGTGTCCGTTGAGCCTGTCCTTCGACCACCGCGTTATCGACGGTGCCGCCGGTATGCGCTTCACCGTATTCCTGGCGAACCTGTTGAAAGACTTCCGCCGCATTACCCTGTAA